The following coding sequences are from one Streptomyces angustmyceticus window:
- the cimA gene encoding citramalate synthase produces MTDAPQAHPADAVSDDFHVFDTTLRDGAQREGINLTVADKLTIARHLDEFGVGFIEGGWPGANPRDTEFFERARAEIDFRHAQLVAFGATRKAGVRVEDDPQVAALLDSQAPVITLVAKSHTGHVELALRTTPEENLAMVRDTVAHLRAHGRRVFLDCEHFFDGYALDPVYAKAVVRTASEAGADVVVLCDTNGGMLPAQVTAVVRTVLADTGARLGIHAQDDTGCAVANTLAAVDAGATHVQCTANGYGERVGNSNLFPVVAALELKYGRPVLPEGKLAETTRISHAIAEVVNLTPSTHQPYVGVSAFAHKAGLHASAIKVDPDLYQHIDPAQVGNTMRMLVSDMAGRASIELKGKELGVDLGEDRELIGRVVDRVKERELAGYTYEAADASFELLLREELQRVEGGRPRRYFTVESWRAIVEDRPDGTHANEATVKLWAKGERIVTTAEGNGPVNALDRALRVGLERIYPQLAHMELVDYKVRILEGALGTGSITRVLVSTSDGRGEWSTVGVAENVIAASWQALDDAYAYGLLRAGVEPQE; encoded by the coding sequence ATGACGGACGCACCCCAAGCCCACCCGGCCGACGCGGTGTCCGACGACTTCCACGTCTTCGACACCACGCTCCGCGACGGCGCGCAGCGCGAGGGCATCAACCTCACCGTCGCCGACAAGCTGACCATCGCCCGGCACCTCGACGAGTTCGGCGTGGGCTTCATCGAGGGCGGCTGGCCCGGCGCCAACCCGCGGGACACCGAGTTCTTCGAACGGGCCCGCGCGGAGATCGACTTCCGGCACGCGCAGCTGGTCGCCTTCGGCGCCACCCGCAAGGCGGGCGTGCGGGTCGAGGACGATCCGCAGGTCGCCGCGCTCCTCGACTCCCAGGCGCCGGTCATCACGCTGGTCGCCAAGTCCCACACCGGCCATGTGGAGCTGGCGCTGCGGACCACGCCCGAGGAGAACCTCGCGATGGTCCGGGACACCGTCGCCCACCTGCGTGCCCACGGCCGCCGGGTCTTCCTCGACTGCGAGCACTTCTTCGACGGCTACGCCCTGGACCCGGTCTACGCCAAGGCGGTCGTCCGCACCGCGAGCGAGGCCGGCGCCGACGTCGTGGTGCTCTGCGACACCAACGGCGGCATGCTGCCGGCGCAGGTCACCGCCGTCGTCCGGACCGTCCTCGCGGACACCGGCGCGCGCCTGGGCATCCACGCCCAGGACGACACCGGCTGCGCGGTCGCCAACACCCTGGCCGCGGTGGACGCGGGCGCCACCCACGTCCAGTGCACCGCCAACGGCTACGGCGAGCGGGTCGGCAACTCCAACCTCTTCCCGGTCGTCGCCGCCCTGGAGCTGAAGTACGGGCGCCCGGTGCTGCCCGAGGGCAAGCTCGCCGAGACCACCCGGATCTCGCACGCCATCGCCGAGGTCGTCAACCTCACCCCCTCCACCCACCAGCCGTACGTCGGTGTCTCCGCCTTCGCCCACAAGGCCGGCCTGCACGCCTCCGCGATCAAGGTCGACCCGGACCTCTACCAGCACATCGACCCGGCACAGGTCGGCAACACCATGCGGATGCTGGTCTCCGACATGGCGGGCCGCGCGTCCATCGAGCTCAAGGGCAAGGAACTCGGCGTCGACCTCGGCGAGGACCGCGAGCTGATCGGCCGGGTCGTCGACCGCGTCAAGGAACGCGAACTGGCGGGCTACACCTACGAGGCCGCCGACGCCTCGTTCGAACTGCTGCTGCGTGAGGAGCTGCAGCGGGTGGAGGGGGGCCGCCCGCGCCGCTACTTCACGGTCGAGTCCTGGCGGGCGATCGTCGAGGACCGCCCGGACGGCACGCACGCCAACGAGGCGACCGTGAAACTGTGGGCCAAGGGCGAGCGGATCGTCACCACCGCCGAGGGCAACGGCCCGGTCAACGCGCTGGACCGGGCGCTGCGGGTCGGCCTGGAGCGGATCTACCCGCAGCTGGCCCATATGGAGCTGGTGGACTACAAGGTCCGCATCCTGGAGGGCGCCCTGGGCACCGGCTCCATCACCCGGGTCCTGGTCTCCACCAGCGACGGCCGGGGCGAGTGGTCCACGGTCGGCGTCGCGGAGAACGTCATCGCCGCCTCCTGGCAGGCACTGGACGACGCGTACGCCTACGGGCTGCTGCGGGCCGGGGTCGAGCCGCAGGAGTGA